The Candidozyma auris chromosome 1, complete sequence genome includes a region encoding these proteins:
- the SMI1B gene encoding Smi1bp codes for MKFTERVKEFVYSLSATDKYSDYDSRKSFNRVNKPSVKTSLLSHHDNGSLVSLPNGAIGDVTEGVHEVTLAWRHIKKWLHKHSPELNTSLLTPCTEADLNEFQKDLGYNLPQCVVEFFRLTDGQSSLNDGGFGGLIFGLKLMSIDEIAVMASSWKSVHRKILESAPREPVQEPKSVQLEDANMGSDLSDGHSESSFTSKSSETKVKNSLHTNQRSVPPDAIVPIYAHSMWTPLITDEVGNCIGVDLSHSPDDKNSATGGKWGQVILFGRDFNTKFKIADNFGDFLLIFANDLEMGNWELKENVEVDDIMCGVDTELVYIDPETKRETPYMDALRRRAINEWISSLSEEDKGKKENQDLLKHLHEEFSYKIPYFEQRSSDDFLNDNLRGIDKLNTPLPDQTITDGDITHENTIVDSDDDS; via the coding sequence ATGAAATTCACAGAACGTGTTAAAGAGTTTGTCTACTCACTCTCAGCAACAGACAAATACTCAGACTACGACTCAAGGAAATCGTTCAACAGAGTCAACAAGCCTTCAGTCAAGACAAGCCTTCTATCGCATCACGACAACGGCTCTCTCGTGTCTCTTCCAAACGGCGCTATTGGAGACGTCACCGAAGGCGTCCATGAGGTCACCTTGGCCTGGAGACACATCAAAAAATGGCTCCACAAGCACCTGCCCGAGTTGAACACGTCCCTTTTGACCCCATGTACCGAAGCAGACCTCAAcgaattccaaaaagattTGGGCTACAATTTGCCTCAGTGTGTGGTTGAATTTTTCAGATTGACGGACGGCCAGTCTAGTCTCAACGATGGCGGCTTTGGCGGTCTCATATTTGGCTTGAAGCTCATGTCCATAGACGAGATTGCGGTGATGGCTTCCTCGTGGAAGAGCGTGCATCGCAAGATTCTCGAGCTGGCTCCTCGCGAGCCTGTCCAAGAGCCCAAGTCTGTCCAGCTTGAGGACGCAAATATGGGCTCAGATTTGTCCGACGGGCACAGCGAGTCGTCATTCACGTCGAAGTCGAGCGAAACCAAAGTGAAGAACTCGTTGCACACAAACCAGCGCTCTGTACCTCCTGACGCCATTGTGCCAATCTATGCTCACTCCATGTGGACACCATTGATCACGGATGAGGTGGGGAATTGTATTGGTGTTGATCTCTCGCACTCGCCTGATGACAAGAACTCAGCAACAGGCGGCAAGTGGGGCCAGGTGATCTTGTTTGGCCGTGACTTCAATACCAAATTTAAAATCGCAGACAACTTTGGGGACTTTCTCTTGATCTTTGCCAACGACTTGGAGATGGGCAACTGGGAATTGAAGGAGAATGTTGAAGTCGATGACATCATGTGTGGTGTCGACACCGAACTCGTGTACATTGATCCGGAAACTAAGAGAGAAACGCCCTACATGGATGCGTTGCGTAGGCGGGCCATCAATGAGTGGATATCGTCGTTATCGGAGGAAGATAAgggaaagaaagagaaccAGGATCTTTTAAAACATCTACATGAAGAGTTCTCTTATAAGATTCCCTACTTCGAACAAAGATCCTCCGATGATTTCCTCAATGATAACTTGAGAGGCATCGATAAACTCAACACGCCTTTACCTGACCAGACTATTACTGATGGTGATATCACGCACGAAAACACCATTGTGGACCTGGATGACGACAGCTGA
- a CDS encoding aminoacyl-tRNA hydrolase, which yields MAQPASLVTLCVASFFTGYAAHCWLSQSPKAPKIRKQRAPSPDSETSTESYTDSESEDDVEIDSRPLNEIPGEVRMTLVVRSDLKMGKGKAAAQCSHATLALYKKMSDPSKNSYNPGLLQRWERGNGQAKITLQVPSQEEMDVLFAQALSLGVNAYIVHDAGRTQIAAGSATVLGLGPAPKLVMDQITSDLKLY from the coding sequence ATGGCTCAACCTGCAAGCTTGGTGACCCTCTGTGTGGCAAGTTTCTTCACAGGTTACGCTGCCCACTGCTGGCTTTCTCAGCTGCCCAAAGCTCCCAAGATCAGAAAGCAAAGGGCACCTTCTCCTGACTCGGAGACATCGACAGAGTCGTATACGGATCTGGAGTCTGAGGACGACGTTGAGATAGATTCGAGGCCATTGAATGAGATCCCGGGTGAAGTGAGAATGACTCTTGTCGTACGTCTGGACCTAAAAATGGGGAAGGGCAAAGCGGCTGCTCAGTGCTCTCATGCTACTTTGgccttgtacaagaagatgtCTGATCCGTCCAAGAACTCATATAATCCAgggcttcttcaaagatggGAAAGAGGGAACGGCCAGGCGAAAATCACACTTCAGGTTCCCTCTCAGGAAGAAATGGACGTTTTGTTTGCTCAGGCCCTTTCTCTTGGGGTAAATGCCTACATTGTTCATGATGCTGGTCGTACTCAAATAGCAGCCGGCAGCGCCACTGTTCTTGGGCTCGGCCCGGCACCAAAACTTGTGATGGATCAAATCACTCTGGACTTAAAGTTATATTAG
- the DOT6 gene encoding Dot6p, which produces MPPADSPPAPGCGSPSSAKNFSRTPTSWDAQDDLLLMHLKDTQKLGWKEIASHFTNRTPNACQFRWRRLKSGNLKNPPKSSQALGGLAAAAIAAGGSGSDSGTSSPAGSVSAAKGKPKGARRSSESQTPKIPSVYSPHANTTFTGYDTVSTALAGLNALSNSNSGSPSGPINTTSHSQTFDNSPKSDVPLDPQSAAASGSSGGYFTEISIDPTSNLPHNQPHPVPSPSGITPRNSTVDQHPPQMHNNSIIQIVRDDRTSVSSSRLSVSSLPSKSMNIPHHQSNNSALAHLPILFGGNSISGPSTGASVSGPAGLPHLASTLSSIRNGSIVGTSQPLRRSSMSVVHTERRNSVPKFLKKSEGAEKENKDSKDLKDSKSSKDSKDDEKKKDAKSGRSSTQPIFKIPWSMEEDELLINRRRKELSFAELSILLPQRTEGEIWARIDALERLRNGHRASVSKDHIRRRQSSLGLDDVDDFYDEVDSVIGGIDSDDDDDDDVLLDVDDSIQGHARRQRKRRASSAVNPLSVRDGIRRKLH; this is translated from the coding sequence ATGCCCCCTGCAGATAGCCCTCCAGCGCCCGGCTGCGGGTCTCCGAGTCTGGCGAAGAATTTCTCGAGAACGCCAACGTCGTGGGACGCCCAGGACGATTTGCTCTTGATGCACTTGAAAGACACCCAAAAGCTCGGATGGAAAGAGATCGCATCCCACTTCACCAACAGAACGCCCAACGCGTGCCAGTTCCGATGGAGGCGGTTGAAGCTGGGCAATTTGAAGAACCCACCTAAGCTGTCTCAGGCTCTTGGTGGTCTAGCGGCAGCGGCCATCGCAGCAGGAGGGTCCGGGTCAGATAGCGGTACTTCGAGCCCAGCAGGGTCAGTGTCTGCAGCCAAGGGGAAGCCCAAGGGCGCTCGCCGCCTGTCAGAGTCTCAGACCCCCAAGATCCCTCTGGTGTACTCACCCCATGCCAATACAACCTTTACTGGGTACGATACCGTGTCGACGGCGCTAGCGGGGCTCAATGCTTTGTCCAACCTGAACAGTGGATCGCCGTCTGGTCCGATCAACACAACGTCTCATCTGCAGACATTTGACAATCTGCCCAAGCTGGACGTTCCGTTGGACCCGCAGTCGGCTGCTGCCAGCGGCTCGAGTGGAGGCTACTTCACAGAAATCTCCATCGACCCCACGCTGAATCTACCACATAACCAGCCCCACCCAGTGCCCAGCCCTCTGGGCATCACACCACGAAACTCCACTGTCGACCAGCATCCGCCACAAATGCACAATAACTCCATCATCCAGATTGTGCGTGATGATAGAACGTCGGTTCTGTCGCTGCGGCTCTCTGTACTGAGTCTTCCATCGAAATCTATGAACATCCCCCATCATCAGCTGAACAACAGTGCGTTGGCTCATTTGCCCATTTTGTTTGGTGGAAACAGTATAAGCGGGCCTTCCACCGGTGCCTCGGTCCTGGGTCCAGCGGGACTTCCACATTTGGCATCAACCTTGTCAAGCATACGTAATGGCTCCATTGTGGGTACCTCGCAGCCTCTTCGAAGGCTGTCGATGCTGGTGGTACAcacagagagaagaaactctGTTCcgaaatttttgaagaagagtgAAGGCgcagagaaggaaaacAAGGATCTGAAGGACCTTAAGGACCTGAAGAGTCTGAAAGATAGCaaggatgatgaaaagaagaaagacgCAAAGTCTGGTCGAAGCTCTACGCAGCCGATTTTCAAGATCCCATGGTCTATGGAGGAAGACGAACTTTTGATTAACCGCCGTCGTAAAGAGCTCTCGTTTGCTGAACTACTGATTTTGCTTCCCCAACGAACAGAGGGAGAAATATGGGCCAGGATAGACGCTCTCGAGCGTCTTCGCAATGGCCACAGGGCGCTGGTTTCCAAAGATCATATTCGACGCCGGCAGTCTTCTCTTGGCCTCGACGACGTCGATGACTTCTACGATGAAGTTGACTCTGTTATCGGTGGGATCGACTccgacgatgatgacgacgatgacgtGCTACTAGATGTAGACGACTCAATTCAGGGCCACGCACGCAGACAACGCAAGAGGCGTGCTTCCTCAGCTGTCAATCCACTCTCCGTGAGAGACGGGATACGCAGAAAGCTTCACTAG
- the TRP2 gene encoding anthranilate synthase TRP2 — protein MFSTLQPSLKDLTTLVEKNKVDKEAPNLYPIYKFVANEDLTVHSAYLRLADLNNKDRPESFLFESSVNGDSVDRYSFIGIKPRKIIRTGDDESKYPPELNNIDPLVILEKELKQYRQAQLPGLPPLKGGAVGYISYDCVKYFEPKTRRPLKDVLQVPEAVLMLCDLIVVFDHVYQRFQIINNVRVEEGANLAEVYAKAEKEIMDIQAKLQEHKSLEELNPYQPPIKPDQTFTSNIGQTGYEQHVSTLKKHIKLGDIIQAVPSQRVARPTSLHPFNIYRHLRTVNPSPYLFYIDLKDFQIIGASPELLVKSDQKDRIVTHPIAGTIQRGKTNEEDEKNAQILRSSLKDRAEHIMLVDLARNDVNRVCTPESNSVDRLLTIQRFSHVMHLVSEVSGTLREGKTRFDAFRSIFPAGTVSGAPKVRAMELIGELEKEKRGVYAGAVGHWGYDGKTMDTCIALRTMVYKDGVAYLQAGGGIVFDSDETDEYEETMNKMRANNNTIVEAEKIWLQKVGSE, from the exons ATGTTT AGCACTCTTCAACCCTCATTGAAGGATTTGACCACCCTAGTCGAAAAGAATAAGGTGGACAAGGAGGCCCCAAACTTGTACCCAATCTACAAGTTCGTTGCCAATGAAGACTTGACAGTACATCTGGCCTACTTGAGGTTGGCtgacttgaacaacaagGACAGACCAGAGTCATTTTTGTTCGAGTCGTCTGTCAATGGTGATTCTGTCGATAGGTACTCTTTCATCGGCATTAAGCCCAGAAAAATCATCAGGACGGGAGACGATGAGTCAAAGTACCCTCCTGAGTTAAACAATATCGATCCTCTTGTtattttggagaaggagttAAAGCAGTATAGACAGGCGCAGTTACCAGGGTTGCCTCCGTTGAAGGGAGGTGCTGTTGGGTACATTTCGTACGATTGCGTGAAATACTTTGAGCCAAAGACCAGAAGACCGTTGAAGGACGTTTTGCAGGTTCCCGAGGCGGTGTTGATGCTCTGCGACCTAATAGTTGTTTTCGACCATGTTTACCAAAGAttccaaatcatcaataATGTGAGGGTCGAAGAGGGAGCTAATTTGGCTGAAGTGTATGCCAAAGCAGAAAAGGAAATTATGGACATCCAGGCAAAGTTGCAGGAACACAAGTCTTTGGAGGAACTCAATCCATATCAGCCTCCAATCAAGCCAGACCAGACGTTCACGTCCAATATTGGTCAAACAGGATACGAGCAGCATGTTTCAACTCTCAAAAAGCACATCAAATTGGGCGATATCATTCAGGCCGTGCCCTCTCAGCGAGTGGCCAGACCAACTtctttgcacccattcAACATTTATCGTCACTTGAGAACGGTGAACCCATCTCCGTACTTATTCTACATTGACTTGAAAGACTTCCAGATCATTGGTGCTTCTCCAGAGTTACTTGTGAAGTCAGACCAAAAAGATAGAATTGTGACGCATCCAATTGCAGGTACCATTCAAAGAGGCAAGACCAACGAGGAGGATGAAAAAAACGCTCAAATCTTGAGATCCTCTTTAAAAGACAGAGCCGAGCACATCATGTTGGTGGACTTGGCAAGAAACGACGTCAACCGTGTTTGCACCCCGGAGTCCAACTCTGTGGACCGTCTTTTGACCATCCAGCGTTTCTCTCACGTCATGCATCTTGTGTCTGAGGTCAGCGGAACCTTACGTGAAGGGAAAACCCGTTTTGATGCTTTTAGATCAATCTTCCCTGCGGGAACTGTCAGTGGAGCGCCCAAAGTAAGAGCAATGGAGCTTATTGGagagttggagaaagagaaaagaggtGTTTACGCTGGAGCGGTGGGACACTGGGGCTATGATGGCAAGACAATGGACACGTGCATTGCGTTGAGGACGATGGTGTACAAGGACGGCGTTGCTTACTTGCAAGCTGGTGGAGGCATTGTGTTCGACAGTGACGAGACAGACGAGTACGAAGAGACGATGAACAAAATGAGAGCCAACAATAACACCATTGTggaggcagagaagatctgGCTTCAAAAGGTTGGCAGCGAGTAG